DNA from Deinococcus aquaedulcis:
CAGTGTCCACGCCGCTGATCAGCACCTCACTGCGGGCGCCCTCGGGCCGCCCCTCGCCGCTGCTGGCGCTGTCCCTGGACTGTGTCATACCCCGCACTCTACGGCGCGCGGCGCCGTGGCAAGTGTGGACGAGCTGCGCCTGACCTTTAGATCCGCACCACGCTGCGGTCTCCCATCACCAGCTGCAGGCCCGACTCGCTGGGCGCCGACACCAGGGCGTGGCGGCCAATCAGCACCCGGCTCAGCGGGCGGCTGGGGTGCAGAATGCGGGCGAATTCATCCACCAGGGCGCCGTGCAGCCGCGCCGTGTCCACCCGGGCGTGCGCGCCGATGCTCACAAAAGGCCCCAGGGTGGCGCCGCGCACCAGCGCGTGCGGGCCAATCCACACCGGGCCGGTGATCACGCTGTCTTCCACCAGCGCGCCGGCCTCAATGACCACGTTGCCGGTGATCACGCTGCGCTCGGCGCGGCCATCCACGCGCGGGCGCTGCTGCGCTAGAAAGTGGGTGTTGGCCGCCAGCAGGTCATCGGGGGTGCCGGCGTCGGACCAGAAGCCGCTGAATTCCACGGCGCGCACTGTGCCGCCCGCTGCCATCAGGCGGGTCAGGGCCTGCGGGAATTCAATCTCGCCCCGGTCACTGGGGGCCAGTTCGGCCACATGCTCCAGCAAGTGGGGCTGAAAGGCAAAGACCCCACAGGCCGCCAGGTTGCTCTCGGGCTTGCGCGGTTTTTCCACCAGCCGCTGCAGCCGCCCGTGCTGCACCACCGCCACCCCATAGGCCTGCGGGTTGGGCACCGCCTTGACCCCCAGGGCCGCCTCGGCGTCCCGCAGGGCCGCCACCAGGGGGCTGAGGTTGTCCTGAAACAGGTTGTCGCCCAGGTACAGCAGCGTGGGCTGATGCTCCAAAAAGGCGTGGGCGGCCAGCACGGCGTGCCCGGTGCCCAGGGCCTCGCTCTGGCGGATAAAGGTGAGGTGGCCGCTGTCCTGCGTGGCGTCGCGCAGATCCGTTTCCGAGGACGGGCTGGTGACAATGCCGATGTCCTGAATGCCCGCGTCCCGCAGGGCCTGCACCGCCCGGGCAATGATGGGCACACCGGCCACCGGCACGGCATGTTTGGCCCGTGTGGCGCTGATGGGAAGAAGACGACTGCCGCGCCCAGCGGCGAGAATAAGCCCTTTCATGCAATCACAGGGGAGTATACGGGCCGGCGCGCGCGCCCGATTGCGAAGTTGCCCACCCCGCCTGAGGCCCCTAGCGGCTCAGGGCGTCGTCCAGCGCCTCGGCAAAGGCGTCCTCGTCGTCCAGCCAGGGGTAGTGCCCGGCGTCCAGCACGGTCACGTCGCCGCCGGTCAGGTCGGCCACCCAGGCCACCTGCTCGGGGTAGCTGGTGTGGTCGTGCGCGCCCGCGATCACGAACACCGGGCGGCGGATCTCCTGTAAGAAGGGTGGGTATTCAAACTCCCACAGGCCCTGGGCCACCAGGGCGTCGCCCACCTCGCCGCCGCCCAGCAGTTGCCCCTCGGCGTCGGTGAATTCCAGGTGCATGCGGCTGGCATTGTCACGGAATTGCAGGGCATTGAGCAGGTCGCGGGCGTTCAGCA
Protein-coding regions in this window:
- a CDS encoding sugar phosphate nucleotidyltransferase, which gives rise to MKGLILAAGRGSRLLPISATRAKHAVPVAGVPIIARAVQALRDAGIQDIGIVTSPSSETDLRDATQDSGHLTFIRQSEALGTGHAVLAAHAFLEHQPTLLYLGDNLFQDNLSPLVAALRDAEAALGVKAVPNPQAYGVAVVQHGRLQRLVEKPRKPESNLAACGVFAFQPHLLEHVAELAPSDRGEIEFPQALTRLMAAGGTVRAVEFSGFWSDAGTPDDLLAANTHFLAQQRPRVDGRAERSVITGNVVIEAGALVEDSVITGPVWIGPHALVRGATLGPFVSIGAHARVDTARLHGALVDEFARILHPSRPLSRVLIGRHALVSAPSESGLQLVMGDRSVVRI